In Benincasa hispida cultivar B227 chromosome 8, ASM972705v1, whole genome shotgun sequence, the sequence AAACATTTTTTCAGAGAAGGCCAATCAACTCTCATGAACCCCGTTGTAAATAACCATTGCATTCCCAAAACCACGTCCATTTTTCCTAATTCAACCGGGGAAGGAAATCGGCTATAACCATTAATTCTTGTAGCTTGAGTACCACTACCTTATAGATTCCATTCCCTTTTACTGCTACCCCGTTATCAATGACAATTCCGTACTCTCTAGTTTTTATGACCAGTAGTTTTAGCTCATTGATCAATTTTTGATTGAAAAATTGTGGGTTGCTCCACAATTAATCAGTACAACCACTTCTTTCCCCTCGATCGTTCCCTTCAATTTCATCGTTCCTTGGTTTGGAACTCCCATCATTGAACGTAAGGAAATTTATGCATCTTCCACCATCTCAATCGACTTCAACTTCAACATCTCCTCTATTTCgatttcttccatttctttttctttgaattcCTCGTCTTCATTTGTAATGAATAACATAAGTTCCCGATTCTCCCTTACCTTACAACAACGGccttccaaatatttatcaTTGCAATGGAAGCACAGTTGCTTCTCCAAGCATATTCACTGTCCGACAATCGCTTTATCGGCAGATCCTTCTTCATAAAACTCCCCCTGATTGGAATCGAGATTTTTCTTGTCGCTCCCATATCCGACCCTTTAGGGCTAATTTTTGCTGTAGACGAATTTGTCTTGTTCACGCTTTGGGCTTGGGCTTCACCTTTCGAAGGCCAATAATTCCTAAGTCGCTCAGAGCCAACTTAAGGGCTATGTTACAGTTGTTAACCAACTGGGCTTCTCTGATACATTCATCTAGGCCCCTAGGATGTCTGCTAATGACCTCGACCTGCAGAGAGGGTTTGAGCCCATTCAAAAACACATCGGTCTGGACATTCTCTACCATCTTCGACAATGCGTCACGAATTGCTTCACGTAATCTGCATAACTCCCCTTTTGTTTGATTTGGAGCAGCCTGGCCCCCAAACTTCCTTTGCCCGTCGGTTGATAACGCTCAAACATCTGCTTCTTCAATGTCTCCCAAGTTGATATTGGACGCCGATTGTGGCTCCATAAAAACCAGTTGACCTTGTCAGGAGTGAAGCTTTCACTTATTCAGCATCGTTCAACTTATGTATCTCGAAATAGTGCTCAACCCTATACACCTAGGACTCGGGATTTTCCCCGAGAAGATCGGCATTTCCAGGCATTTATATTTACTCATATCTGATCCCCCGTTCCTTGACTCTGGTCTAAATCCACTTCATCCATCTTCTCCTTCATCTTAAGCCAAGATCCATCTCTCGCACCAGACTCACTATTTTTTCGGATCGAACTACTCTCCTTAACTTCTTCGGTgagtttttctatatttttacaAAGGCCTCATAACATATCCTTCATACCAGAAATCTCTTTCTCGTTTGCCTTCATTCTTTCCTCCATTTGCTTCTGCACCATCTGCCTTGTTCGCCTCAGGTTTTATGGCTCTGATACAACTATGTTAGGTATCTGACTCCTGTACTCAgtaaaacccaacaaaactAGGAAAAAGAACAGAGCACAGGCTCTGATGTAGATATATTGATTATGATATAGGAAAAAAGGGTAGCAATGTCAGTACAATTGGAAAATAGAACAGTACGTGATCCACAAACAATGACTTAGATCAATgtagaaagaaatgaaaaaaaacaaagataCCCAGCCAATTTGAGAGAGCTGTCAGGCTCTCCTTCCAAAAGCTGCTTCAGCCAACATCCTCCCCCTCGCAATCTTCCTCATTCAGTTTTATACACCATGGTGGTCTCCTCCCTACGTTATTTCGCCATTCCACTATTATTCCCTCCTTCATTTAGGATCCTAGGCATAATTCCTCTTCTACTCTCTCTTACATGTATTAATAATTGGGGGTCTAACAGAGAGAGATTGAGAATGCTACCCTCTTTGTCATGGTCATTGCAAAAAGCAATTTTCTGATAGACTTGAATTTAATAGAACTATTGCAGAACTctctaatttaaaaatattaaaattacctCTACCATCTAGCTTCGAAAACCTGAGTGCTTTCTTATCAAAAAATGGTTCGGACTTAATTGTTTTAATGGTCTGTTTCATTCTACATCTTAATTCGTCCATATTATGGATAGCATGAAATTCTTCCGAGAATTTGGAGAAGGGTGGCCTCTTGAGCATGCataatttcttattttctgTGTCTAAGGTGTCTAGGGAAGTGTTATAAGAGATAGGGAAGAGAGTCTAAGGAGATTTTTGAAGGTTTGTCCTTGGATGGTGGCTCGCATCTAATTAATTGGAAGGCAGTGTATCTTCAGCTGGATGTTACTAGAGCCATTTAATGTGATGATTGTTAGAGAGAGTGGAAGAGCCTTTTTAATTGAGGAAATAATTGTAGGaaaattgtgtttttgtttccttctcaTGTAGCACTTTGCATAAGGTCTTTTGGAATTATTCTCTTTACATGGTTGGTGCCAATGGTTGGTACTAACCACTTAATCTTCTTTGGAACCACCGTGATTTCAAAAGCCTTGTGGTCATCACCCCAACGAGATTACAACactgttgaaatgccttgaatctgtttgctggcgccttgaatctgtttatatagagtagtgcgctatataaactctctaactctAGAGGCGCCatttttgatgtaattttggaaaatattctctcaaataatattgttctccctctgcccgtggacgtagctaacacactgctagtgaaccacgtatatctgtgtgttgaTCTTCCCTACTTTATGTTctctttttgtgttctttaattgtcgatttcgcaacAAGCACAGACATACCAAACTCGTTTTTAAAGGTTTGCTTAGAATGTGTTTATCATGATTTCGTGAAAGAAATCATTGTGGTATTTCTTTGAAGACTGTAGTTGCGTAATGCTCCCAAAGATTGTAATTTGTAGTTGTGCAATGCTCCCAATTTAAACAGCGTATAAATTACCACATCCAATTTTATCTTTGGTACAACTGACTACCGAGATTAAATCATGTAACAACTCCTGTTCACCTCAAAAGTGAAAGAGATATCACTTGCTAGATATTTCTATCTTGATGTTTTGCTAGTGAGATGTAGCACCCAGCACCTTGCCCATTGCAAGTATTCACCAAATCAGTGACGATAAGATTCTGTAATTCAGTTGCCTAATATTATTGTGGGGCGTTGAAAGTTGAATGCTTGGAACATTttcaatcattttatttaaaggtAGACCCATTAGCCAGCATTCAACTTCCGTTTGAAAAGTGGCAGTTATGGACCGTGTTTTGGCATGTCAATTAGGCAGGATGTCTATCGTGTCACCTAATGATTTTGTTAGCTCATGTAAACTCTTTGCAAGCGTCCATTTTAACCTGTGGGCAAATTCCATATGTAAAGTGATAGTTATGGACTGTGTTATGAACTTGTGAATATGGTCGAGGCATGTCAATTAGAAAGGATGTCTGCTCAATAATCTATTTCTTATGCTTCCAGGAAGCGATGCACACTGCATGATTTGGTTTGCTCATGTTAAAACTATGCAAGCATCTACTTTTAATCCTAAcgaaataacttttgaaaagacaaaaaaatgGAAGGAAAGTTACCTTTTTAGTcctcaagttttttttaaaacaggTGCATTTGGTCTCTAAGGTTTCAATTTGGCCAATTTAGTCACTTAGTTTTGAAGAGTACCTTTAAAAGCtcctattattattttctacattaattatatatttgtactattattttgaatactaaaaatgacattttaaactaaaagaatgaaaattagTTTCTCATTCATCTCTCTACTTTCCTCCGTCCACCATcctttcatcatcttcttctctcaCAACGAGAGCATTCCGTTCTTGAGGAACAATGGGCATCCCCACCTGGAAAACAAACAGTAGAGTCAGGCGAAGGACCTAACACTTTTGTAACCTCTTTCTACACGTCATCGATATCAACAATTACCTTCACTAACTCCAACAATTCCTTCTTCTCCCTCATTGTGGCGGTCCAAAAATTTTTTATGGTGAGAAAGTAGGTATTCCCATATCTTAGTTTTGATTTGAAGAGAGTGGGACTCAAGGCAGTTGACAGAAGGCGAAGATCGAGGGTGGAAAGAGGCGTCATCGGATCAGAGGGGTCTTGAGTTGAGAAGAGTTCATGTATATCAATCGAACCAAATAAGGCCTCCAGGTCTGAATCCATTGGACGTTGAAAGAAGCAGTCAcctaaaatttgaagaattgtGGTGCCGGAACTGGCTGCTGGAGCTTGAATGACATTTCGAAAACAGGGATGCAGATTGTGGAAAGTTAGATGCAGACTCAAGGAGAAAGGACTTGTCGGTTCAGATCAAAATGATGTGTCGTATTTAGGGGATGGAAGAATagaagaggaagatgaagaaggaTGGTTGGTGGAGGGAGGAGAGTAGAGAGAGGAGTGGGAAACTGTTTTTTattgtttcaatttaaaaatatcattttcagTAGTTAAAATagtcataaaaatatataattaaggtAGAAACTAACGATAAAGAGATTTTAAAcctattcttcaaaactcaggACTAAATTGACCAAATTGAAATCTTAGGGACAAAATgcacatataataaaaaatttaaggactaaaaagatttttttttcgaCCATGCATGTGTTAATTGTGGCTTATAGGTcgatgaattttattttttatgcagTTATGCTCAATGGTAGGGATGCCTTTATCTATCATCCGCTTTAATGCTTTTATTTCTTGTAGTTCAAGGTTATGCTATTATTGAGAGAAGACCTTTTGAAGAAGCCCGTCTTCCTTGCTGTGGCATTGGGATGGGCTGGTTCTTGTAAGTTAATATTTGTGACACCCCATCTCTCTACACGCATTCCCTACATCTCGAtgcttaagaaaaataattgtttttccAGGTTTATGATTGGTTTCTTTCTTGGTGGCATTCCCTGGTATGTTGGAGCTTTTATCGTACTCTTTGTACGGGTGGATTACAGAGAGAAGCCCGGATATGTTGCATGTGCAATTGCTGTAAGTAGCTATCGTACGAATATGATTTATCATAGACTACCCTTGAAAGTATGATTCCTCACCTATCTtcaataatgataataatgataataatgataataatgataatgataatgatacTCCAAGTGGTTCTTAAAATGATGAAGATTTGGGATGTTTTGAGACCTTCTCTATAGTATTAGGTTCAAGGAAAATTGGTCAACTGTTTTTTCTTAGAGTTGATCCAAGAATTAGTGGAAGTGGGCAATGAGCATATAAGTGAGGAGTTGAGCATCCAACACTTTGCTTCAAGTtaataaagacaaatatcaatttatactcctaaattttaggtattgtatcaatttaaaccttgaattttgtatcaatttagacGTTGAATTTTTGTAGATGTATCAATTTATAGCCTCTATTACATTCCGTTAGAAAAAACTTGGTGTGGAACTTATAATTCAATTAAACCCCTACACttttataaatgaatcaatttagactcttagACAAAATTTCCTTTGAAAGTCGTCCATGCATTTATTCAAatcatcaattttattaaaccaatatttgaagaagtttaCACACATTTGAGAATTAATGCATGAATGATTTTAAAGGAAATTGTAATGAAGGGGCTAAAAAATTTAGGAGtttaattgattcaaattataaatttcatatgaTATTGGTCAAACGAAATCTACATGAGAGTGTAAATTGttacacttatgaaagttcaaggtttaagaTGATACAATTATATTAGTTCAGGATTTTAATGGATACAACTTCCAACCAAAGAGTTAAGAGGTCATGGGTTCAATCCATAGTAGTCACCTACATAGGATTTAATATTCTACGAGTTTCTTTGACACCAAAATGGTGTAAGGTTAGGTGGGTTGTCCCGTGAGATTAGTCGAAGTGCGCGTAAGCTGATTCCAGACATTCacggatataaaaaaaaattaatacaacttccaaagtttaggggtataatgatataaattatatttgcccaattaaataataatgaaaaaccTGAAAATGGACCCAAATTTTATCCTGAGCTCCAAGTTTTAGGTTCCCATTCTACCTGCTGTTTCCTTTTCTTGGACTTGATTGTGTGGTGTAGGATGATATAATTTCCACctactaattttgaaattgtgCTTCATTTTTGCTTGCTCAGTCAGTTCTTGCCGTCATTGCTATAACATTTGGTATCACCAACGGAGTTGAGCCCTGGTGAAGGGGACATATGCAGAACAGTTTGGCCTACCATGTCGACCCCCTGCATCGACGAAACCAACTGGTGGGATACTGTAATTAGCTTTGAAATTGTTATTCTTTCAGTGTCTATTTGTCAACTTATTGGTTTCCTTTACCATATACTGAAATCTTCCTGACTTGCCATATATGAAATGAAATGTTAatagattgaagaagaaattattAGCATTATTGGAAGGTTTTTTCTTCCCTCTCCCCTAGGAGTGTTCAtatgttgggttgggttgggttgggttgaagaactttttggACCTAACCCAATTATTCGGGTGgttaatttcttcaacccaaataaccatTCTTAAAAGATTTGTTTCGGGTTAATCGGGTTATTTTGgttctaaaagaaaataaattgttaatatgtaaaaatttgatttaattattttcatatattgaattaagattaacaactcaatttcaatttatataatgaatattttctttccaaagtgctaaaaaaattgtttttaggagttgttggaaaataa encodes:
- the LOC120083705 gene encoding 60S ribosomal protein L18a-like protein, yielding MSGDGKSSAVFGDPQSQYHYGTFQGVANYYSSAPQAQPQSFVGFPQPVTPSGVSGHHPCYHGHLGYQAVPVQGYAIIERRPFEEARLPCCGIGMGWFLFMIGFFLGGIPWYVGAFIVLFVRVDYREKPGYVACAIASVLAVIAITFGITNGVEPW